A single genomic interval of Aegicerativicinus sediminis harbors:
- a CDS encoding MlaE family ABC transporter permease gives MPISDKILGSPKAFLIEIGELSHFIGRFFIELPKRPFEFKEFLRQCFNIGNKSVLLVGITGFIIGLVLTLQTRPTLLEFGAVSWMPSMVGISIVREIGPMIIALVCAGKIGSGIGAELCSMRVTEQIDAMEVSGTNPFKYLVVTRVMATTLMIPLLVIFGDAVALYGSFLVENLKGNVSFYLFFNQVFGGLEFGDLIPATIKTFFFGFAIGIVGSFKGYFCSKGTAGVGIAANSAVVFTSLLLFIIDFIAVFVTDIFYDL, from the coding sequence ATGCCTATTTCAGATAAGATATTAGGCAGTCCAAAAGCCTTTTTGATTGAGATTGGAGAATTATCCCATTTCATCGGAAGGTTCTTTATTGAATTACCCAAAAGACCATTTGAGTTTAAAGAATTTTTGAGGCAGTGTTTCAACATAGGGAACAAGTCAGTTTTGTTGGTGGGTATTACCGGTTTTATTATTGGTTTGGTATTAACCCTTCAAACTAGACCAACCCTCTTAGAATTTGGTGCAGTTTCTTGGATGCCATCCATGGTTGGGATTTCAATTGTAAGAGAAATTGGCCCTATGATCATAGCCTTGGTGTGTGCAGGTAAAATAGGTTCGGGTATTGGTGCAGAGTTATGCTCGATGCGGGTAACTGAACAAATAGACGCAATGGAAGTTTCTGGTACAAATCCATTTAAATACTTAGTGGTTACTAGAGTTATGGCAACAACTTTAATGATTCCATTATTAGTAATATTCGGAGATGCGGTTGCTTTGTATGGATCATTTCTTGTTGAAAATCTAAAAGGCAATGTTTCATTTTATCTATTCTTTAACCAAGTATTTGGAGGTTTAGAATTTGGCGACTTAATACCTGCAACCATAAAGACTTTTTTCTTTGGATTTGCTATTGGAATAGTTGGAAGTTTTAAGGGATATTTTTGCAGTAAAGGAACTGCCGGAGTAGGTATAGCCGCTAATTCCGCAGTTGTATTTACGTCACTTCTCTTGTTTATAATAGATTTTATAGCAGTATTTGTTACGGATATATTCTATGATTTATGA
- the mnmE gene encoding tRNA uridine-5-carboxymethylaminomethyl(34) synthesis GTPase MnmE, with product MISSDTIIALATPSGMGSISVLRLSGLEAFPICSKVFKSIHGKDILKQKSHTIHLGHIMDGNRVVDEVLVSIFKNPHSYTGEDVIEISCHGSRYIQQEILQLLIRTGCRMANPGEFTLRAFLNGKLDLSQAEAVADLISSDNEASHKIAMQQMRGGFSSEIAQLRQELLNFASLIELELDFSEEDVEFADRTAFKELVAKIIRVLKRLIDSFALGNVIKKGIPIAIVGEPNVGKSTLLNALLNEDKAIVSDIAGTTRDAIEDEISIGGIGFRFIDTAGIRETEDVVEGIGIQRTFDKIKQSEIILYIIDPTRSTQFESPLEYVVNIQTEIGKVKNKFPQKHLLIIANKEDVVSDELKELLNSHLDGILWISAKNNQGIESINEQLLSFVNTGLLRQSDNIVTNSRHYDALLKALEEMDRVDAGLTEGLSGDLLAIDIRQALFHLGEITGEISNEDLLGNIFANFCIGK from the coding sequence ATGATTTCATCAGATACGATAATAGCCTTGGCAACACCTAGTGGGATGGGGTCAATTTCGGTATTAAGGCTTTCAGGTTTAGAGGCGTTTCCTATTTGTTCTAAAGTTTTTAAATCCATTCATGGTAAGGATATTTTAAAACAGAAATCTCATACCATTCATTTAGGCCATATAATGGATGGCAATAGAGTGGTGGATGAAGTATTGGTTTCAATTTTTAAGAATCCGCACTCTTATACAGGGGAAGACGTTATTGAAATTTCGTGCCATGGTAGCCGTTATATTCAGCAAGAAATTTTACAGCTGTTAATCCGAACTGGTTGTAGAATGGCTAATCCTGGTGAGTTTACGCTTAGAGCCTTTCTCAATGGCAAATTAGATTTGTCCCAAGCCGAAGCCGTGGCCGATTTAATTTCCAGTGATAATGAGGCTTCCCATAAAATTGCCATGCAGCAAATGCGTGGAGGATTTTCTTCAGAAATTGCCCAGTTAAGGCAAGAACTACTGAATTTTGCCAGTTTAATTGAACTTGAATTAGATTTTTCTGAAGAGGATGTGGAGTTTGCAGATCGAACTGCATTCAAAGAATTGGTGGCGAAAATTATTAGGGTTTTAAAACGATTAATAGATTCGTTTGCCTTGGGGAATGTCATAAAAAAGGGTATTCCAATAGCAATAGTTGGTGAACCAAACGTAGGAAAATCTACTCTTTTAAATGCTTTGCTGAATGAGGACAAGGCTATAGTTTCAGATATAGCAGGTACCACAAGAGATGCTATAGAAGACGAAATTTCTATTGGAGGCATTGGATTTAGATTTATAGATACTGCAGGTATACGCGAAACGGAGGATGTTGTTGAGGGTATTGGAATTCAGCGGACGTTCGATAAAATAAAACAGTCTGAAATTATCCTTTATATCATCGATCCAACGAGGAGCACTCAGTTCGAAAGCCCTTTAGAATATGTGGTGAATATACAAACCGAAATAGGAAAGGTAAAGAACAAATTCCCACAAAAACATTTGCTTATTATTGCGAATAAAGAAGATGTTGTTTCCGATGAGTTAAAGGAGTTGCTTAATTCTCACCTAGATGGGATTTTATGGATATCTGCAAAAAACAACCAGGGTATAGAATCCATAAATGAACAACTCCTAAGTTTTGTTAATACGGGCTTGCTGAGACAAAGTGATAACATTGTAACGAATTCAAGGCATTACGATGCCTTATTGAAAGCATTGGAAGAAATGGATAGGGTAGATGCTGGATTGACGGAAGGACTCTCAGGGGATCTTTTGGCTATAGATATTCGTCAAGCACTTTTCCATTTGGGAGAAATTACCGGTGAGATTTCCAACGAAGACCTACTTGGAAATATATTTGCAAACTTTTGCATCGGAAAGTAA
- a CDS encoding CotH kinase family protein, with protein sequence MLIFIRIIHLSFSMLFVFQLFGQSTTKTNLELIDKGKKIDNVIEFSISTNNYAQMKNTDGNSISLNSKILKINNDFIVPKDIHTRGQTTQYYRRKSLSFSLDSKAKIIQGDDTLGMKKFEAISLSMDNFYYRNRLAFGLLKKLNLFNLFYAYGDIKINDEHAGVYLLLQRPQDWAFNMKDSPILIRRGYDHKIEKIKTDKKVDKSEIKAYRKTFSEIYKLLNDFDGERLYQELSKLLDIEMYMKWLAFNYFFKNGDYTDEVFFYIDPTDEKFRIIPWDYDDIFSNTPHEGRKEKYDKIGDKFLFSSEDELDRKIANDNFLYEHYLKQLKTVALQLDESVLKEVFENTYAELYPYYSNPDIISMAQYDSHPTVSIPLLKKSLEESYAYLLMSRTVILNQLKN encoded by the coding sequence ATGCTGATTTTTATACGAATTATTCATCTCTCCTTCTCAATGCTTTTTGTTTTTCAACTTTTTGGACAATCGACTACCAAAACAAATCTTGAATTAATAGACAAGGGCAAAAAAATAGATAATGTCATTGAATTTTCTATTTCAACTAACAACTATGCCCAAATGAAAAATACAGATGGCAACAGTATTTCCCTGAATTCGAAAATCTTGAAAATAAACAATGATTTTATTGTTCCAAAGGATATTCATACTAGAGGTCAAACCACACAATATTATAGGAGAAAAAGTTTAAGTTTTTCACTAGACTCAAAAGCTAAGATCATTCAAGGAGATGACACTCTAGGTATGAAAAAATTTGAGGCCATAAGTCTATCCATGGATAATTTCTATTATAGAAACCGTTTGGCTTTCGGGCTTCTAAAAAAATTGAATCTGTTTAATCTTTTTTATGCTTATGGAGATATTAAAATTAATGATGAACATGCTGGTGTCTATTTACTATTGCAGAGACCCCAAGATTGGGCCTTTAATATGAAAGATTCACCTATTTTAATTCGCCGAGGATATGACCATAAAATTGAAAAAATTAAAACTGATAAGAAAGTGGATAAAAGTGAAATAAAGGCATATAGAAAGACTTTTTCTGAAATTTATAAACTTCTAAATGACTTTGACGGTGAGAGGCTTTACCAAGAGCTATCCAAACTATTGGATATTGAAATGTACATGAAATGGTTAGCGTTTAATTATTTCTTTAAAAATGGTGATTATACAGATGAAGTTTTTTTCTATATAGACCCTACTGATGAAAAATTCAGGATTATTCCTTGGGATTATGACGATATTTTTTCTAATACTCCCCATGAAGGTAGAAAAGAAAAATATGATAAAATAGGGGACAAGTTTTTGTTTTCATCAGAAGATGAATTAGATCGGAAAATAGCGAATGACAATTTCTTATATGAACATTATCTGAAACAACTAAAAACCGTTGCGCTCCAACTTGATGAAAGTGTTTTAAAAGAGGTTTTTGAAAATACTTATGCAGAATTATACCCTTATTATTCCAATCCAGATATTATTTCCATGGCGCAGTACGATTCCCATCCAACAGTCTCTATTCCTCTCCTAAAAAAGTCTTTAGAAGAATCATATGCTTATTTGTTGATGTCGAGAACTGTAATATTGAATCAATTAAAAAATTAA
- a CDS encoding TolB family protein has protein sequence MPIKRYLSISALFLCTIFLNAQVQSTLEIYDLKSNTRSVVLSEPNHFEAPNWSKDGSYLIINGEGKLYKIDLETKKKIQIPTGSIGLVNNDHGISPDGKTLAISGFDNSKIDIGFPMNEQWKRSQIFVLPIDGGEPTLITKNKTSFWHGWSPDGTKMVYTAKRHSEEFDIYEIEIESKKETQLTHKNGHDDGPEFSNDGKYIYYNSMETGSMEIWKMESDGTNKKQLTNDNHSNWFPHPSPKRDVLVYLAFIEDLGENHPPMKEVALKLLDLHSGTITTLFTFTGGQGTINVPSWSPTGDKFAFVSYKQLSKN, from the coding sequence ATGCCCATTAAAAGATATCTAAGTATTTCTGCTCTTTTTCTTTGTACTATATTTTTGAACGCACAGGTACAATCTACACTTGAAATCTATGATCTAAAATCAAATACCCGTTCTGTTGTTCTTAGTGAACCAAATCATTTTGAAGCGCCAAACTGGAGTAAGGATGGGTCTTACCTTATCATTAATGGGGAGGGTAAGCTCTATAAAATTGATTTAGAAACTAAGAAAAAAATTCAAATCCCTACAGGTTCAATAGGCTTAGTAAATAACGATCATGGTATTTCTCCAGATGGCAAAACCCTCGCCATAAGTGGATTTGATAATTCCAAAATAGACATCGGATTCCCCATGAATGAACAATGGAAAAGATCACAAATATTTGTTTTACCTATAGATGGTGGAGAACCTACCTTAATAACAAAAAATAAAACCTCTTTTTGGCATGGATGGTCACCAGATGGAACAAAAATGGTCTATACTGCCAAAAGGCATTCTGAAGAATTTGATATTTATGAAATTGAGATAGAAAGTAAAAAGGAAACCCAATTGACTCACAAAAATGGCCATGATGATGGACCAGAATTTAGCAATGATGGAAAATATATTTATTATAATTCCATGGAAACTGGATCAATGGAGATTTGGAAAATGGAAAGTGATGGAACTAATAAGAAACAATTAACCAATGATAATCATTCCAATTGGTTTCCCCATCCCTCTCCAAAAAGGGACGTTTTGGTGTATTTGGCATTCATAGAAGATCTAGGAGAGAACCATCCTCCGATGAAGGAGGTTGCCCTTAAATTATTGGATTTACATTCAGGTACCATCACTACTTTGTTCACATTCACTGGTGGGCAGGGTACAATTAATGTGCCTAGTTGGTCTCCCACAGGAGACAAATTTGCATTTGTTTCGTATAAACAACTTTCTAAAAATTAA
- a CDS encoding TonB-dependent receptor plug domain-containing protein — protein MEYDLHNTNKEQYVNTGYGKIKRSESTISSSSVDENLIENEKTLDIASFLKTVPGVNVIENNGDIKIQIRGNRSLMASNDPLILLNGSPYNAPLKNLNPRDLKTIDVLKDGSATAAYGSRGANGVILITTK, from the coding sequence TTGGAATATGATCTTCATAACACAAATAAAGAACAGTATGTTAATACTGGTTATGGGAAAATTAAAAGGTCTGAAAGTACTATTTCTAGCAGTTCAGTCGATGAGAATTTAATAGAGAATGAAAAGACCTTAGACATTGCCTCCTTTCTGAAAACTGTCCCTGGTGTTAATGTGATTGAAAATAATGGAGATATTAAAATTCAAATTAGAGGCAACCGTAGCTTAATGGCTAGTAACGATCCGTTAATTCTACTAAATGGTTCACCATACAACGCCCCTCTAAAGAATTTAAATCCAAGGGACCTAAAAACTATTGATGTGTTAAAAGATGGCTCGGCAACCGCAGCCTATGGGTCGAGAGGTGCAAATGGGGTTATTTTAATTACTACCAAATAA
- a CDS encoding ABC transporter ATP-binding protein, with protein MKTQTNIGEKRSDDQSNREVVLEIKNLYKSFGDNKVLNGFNMKLFKGENLVIMGKSGSGKSVMIKCLIGLMQADSGDIFLMEKNLSKMGQNELNTIRADIGFLFQGSALYDSMTVRENLEFPLRRHRNRFAENEDTEQLVIDALEDVGLAHTLDLMPAELSGGMKRRVALARTLILKPKIILYDEPTTGLDPITAKEIILLIEKLQKKFNTSSLIITHDVDCARVISDRMILLIDGLNYVEGTFDELVANNDPKVKAFFKQ; from the coding sequence ATGAAAACCCAAACGAACATAGGAGAAAAGAGATCAGATGACCAATCCAATCGAGAAGTAGTTCTTGAAATTAAAAATCTATATAAAAGCTTTGGAGATAACAAGGTACTTAATGGTTTCAATATGAAATTGTTTAAAGGAGAAAACCTTGTTATTATGGGAAAATCTGGATCCGGAAAATCTGTAATGATTAAATGCTTAATTGGGTTAATGCAGGCCGATAGCGGAGACATTTTTCTAATGGAAAAAAATTTGTCCAAAATGGGTCAAAACGAATTGAATACCATAAGAGCAGATATAGGATTTTTGTTTCAAGGAAGTGCTCTTTATGATTCAATGACCGTCAGGGAAAATTTAGAATTTCCTTTGAGGAGACATAGAAATCGTTTTGCAGAGAACGAGGATACTGAACAATTAGTAATTGATGCTTTGGAAGATGTTGGTTTGGCACATACGTTAGATTTAATGCCAGCAGAATTGTCGGGTGGAATGAAAAGACGGGTGGCTTTAGCAAGGACACTCATTTTGAAGCCAAAAATAATTCTTTACGACGAACCTACAACAGGTTTAGACCCTATTACAGCAAAAGAAATAATCCTGCTTATTGAAAAATTGCAGAAAAAATTTAATACTTCCTCACTAATAATTACGCACGATGTGGATTGCGCTAGGGTCATTTCTGATCGGATGATATTGCTAATTGATGGGCTAAATTATGTGGAAGGAACTTTTGATGAACTTGTAGCTAATAATGATCCTAAGGTGAAAGCATTTTTTAAACAGTAA